A region of the Gemmatimonas sp. genome:
CATTCACTTCCCCGTACACGGTCGCGAACTCGAATTGTTCGGCTTCCCGTACTACACGATCGGTGGCGGCGGGGCAGGTAGCGCGCCGTAAACGCTCGAACGCGTCCGCCCCGCGCCCACCGGCATGGGGCAACGGAGAAAGCGGGCGCCATGCGCATGTTGCGCGTGGCGCCCGCTTTCTACCCTGACGACACGTGACGTGCAGTTAGGGCAATTCGCTCAAATTCGCGCAGCCGTATCCGGCGCGGTCTGAGGGTACTTCGCCCGGCGAGAACACGCGAACGTAGTACGGCTTGCCCGCTTCGAGCAACGGGATGGTTGCCATACCCTCGCCGCTCCCATCGTTGCGCGTGAGTATCTGCCGGAACGCCGCCGCCGCTGACACCGGACGACCCTCGTCGCCACAGCGTCCCGCCACAATGTCCCACGCCACCTGCCGATTGATGGGCACGAGGCGCAATGACAGCTTGACGCGCGACTCCTTCGCGCCCTTCGGGGCCACCGAGAGATCAGCCGATCCACGCAGAATGTTCAGCTGCGCAATGGTTGCGGTCCACTTGCCCGAGACCTTCGCCAGTGCTGACGAGTCTTGCGCGTGAAGCGCCGAAGGTACTGCCAAAGCGAGCGCAGATATAGCTCCAGCGATGCTTCGCCGTGCCACTCGATCAAGGTTGTGCCTCATGGATCGTCCTATCGCGGTGTGTATGGGAGCGCTCGTGCTGACGACAGAAGAGTCGCATGGCGCAGTTTAGCATGCTGCGAGTACCGTGACATCTGCTGACCTGCTACTCCGTGGTGCCGATGAAGTGCCCAGCGACGGTTGGATCGCCTACGTCTTCTTCCCACTGAACGTTTGCGTCCGCCAGGTCGCCGCCCCCGGGTGCTCCCACACCGAGTCGAGCCGCTCAGTCGCGGGGATGTAGAACGCCGCGCGCAGCACGCCACTGGGGAGAAAGTGCAACAGCGGATCGCCGTTTGGCGGCGAGTGCGCGCCCATGATCTTTCGCTTGATCTCCTGATGAAATGGCTCGCTGGGCCGCCAGTTCCAGATACCACCGTGCTGCGCCTGAAACTCGAGTGACTCCTGGAGCGCCTTCTGCACGTGCGGAAACGTCGCGTCGTGAATCAGCGTACCGCTGTCATCCTTCGTGAAGCCGAAGAGATCGTGATCGCCGACCATGTTGACATCGGGACGTGCCTTGAGCCGGATGTACGGGCCTTCGATTGCCGCGTGTTCCTTGTAGTGTCCGAAGCGATACTCGTGGTCCTCTTCGGCAAACTCCTTCGCGCGGTCCTAGAACAGGTCGCGCAGCATATTCCAGTCCTGCTCGGTCTTCGGCCAGAAGCGCAACCGCTCGTCGAACTTCCGTGACTTGAGCGTCGGCAATCGAACGCTCTCGATGTACGTGCGCTTCTTCAGCCATTCCTGATCGGTCACCTGCGCTGCGGCTGACACCTTCACGGCACCGTGTGGCCTCACGCCCGACGTCCAGCCCACGCGCGGGTTGTAGTGCACCACGGCGCCGATGTCTTCCCACTTGATTTCGTCACACAGGAAGAAGTCGAGTTCCTTCGACGTCTTGTTCTTGAACTCCTGCGCCTTGGTCGGATTGCCCGACTCGATCCCCATGTGCGCCAACACGCCCGTGGGACGCACCGAGATACCGATCTTGTACTTCGTCGCGATCTGCGCCGCCGCCGTCATGGCGCCCTTCACCATGCCCTGCAGTAGGTACTCCTGCTCCATGTTGCGCTCGGCCGACCCAACCGCATGCCGTGGATCGCCGAGCTGCTGGAAGTACGTCGCCTTGTTCCACCCGGTGCTGGAGTTCGCCGGGGCGGACGTGAAGACGACCGGGGCGATGTTGGTGTTCTCGCCCGGCTGATTGAAGAACGCGTTTTCGCGGGAGGTCTTGGGGCCGGTCATCTGGCGATTCTACGCGCCTGCTTGATCTTCGGCCACCAAGCTCAGCCTTATCCGGTTGTTCGTGCGATCCCGATCGATCAGTCGGATCTCCGGATCGATCTCCACGAACACGGGGATGCCGACTACCGTCGCATCCAGCACGATCTCGCCATTGGTGACACGCTGCCGCCGCCTGAGCAGCAGCTGCGGCTTGTCAGGGGGGCCGCCGTAGATCCCCACGGTCACGGCCGCGCCCTCGGCTGGCTCGACGAGTTCACCGGCGCTGTCCGAGCGCACACGTTGCACGCGGAATCGTGCGAAGACCCGTGCGGTACCACCACGACGCTCCACCGTCGCTGAATCGGCCGACAGATCGTAGATCACTCGCTCGGCGAACCATTCGTGCACGGCGGCGCGCGCTTCGTCATCGCGGGCCGCTTCATGCAACAGCGTGTACAAGCCGGTGGCTGTGGCGGCACCGCGCGGGCCGCTGTCCCGCGCCAACAGCGTGCGCAGCGCGGCGTTGATCGCCGAATCGCCGAGCACCTCCCGCAGCGCATGAAAGGCGAGCGCGCCCTTGCCGTAGTACAGATGCGATTCATCGGCCGTCGTGAGCAGCGTGGGCTCGAGCCCGATCGTGTTCGCGCGGCCGCTGAGATAGCGGTCGTGATCGAAGGACATCATGCGCGCCAGCACGGCGTCGCCCTGCTGTTTGCCGAGCAGCAGCTGCTCCGAGTACTTGGCCAGCGTTTCCACGATCGTCAGGCGACCCTCGGACCAGAGTGGATCGACGGTGTGTCCCCACCATTGGTGCGCCACTTCGTGACCGATGCGCCGTACGAGCAGATCCACGTCGCCGTCGCGCGCGTCGGAGAGCATACCGCGCGACTCCGTGAGGTAGATCGATCCGGTTTGCGCATAGGCGCCGAAGCCCCAGCTGGCCGGCACTTCGATGAGTCGCAGCGTGTTGTGCGGATACGCGCCGAACTGCTGCTGCAACAGGATCAGCGAACGCGCCGCGATGTCGACGATGCGTGCAGCCTGCACCCCATGCGCGGCGTGGTACCACAGTTCTACAGTCACGCCGCCAACGGTGCGTCGCTCGACGGCATAGCGTCCGGCGCTGACCGCGAACATCGGCGTGGACGGCTGCGTGAGTTGATACGAAAAATACCGGCGTCCGTTGGCGGTCCACGACTTCACGAGTTCGCCGGGGCCAAGCGCCGTTTGATCGAGACCCGTGCTGAGGGTCGTGCGCACCGTGAACCACGCGGGGGCGAGGCCGAGCGCCTGCGCCCCGGCCGCGAGCATCGGCGTCGCGAGCCCCAGTCCGCGCGTCGCACGCTCGGTGCTGTCGGCGATCTCGAAGCGACCCTGATAGCCGATTGACGGCACGACGGCATTCGAGCGCACGAACGTGCCGTTGCCGGCGATGTCCTCGTTGAAGCCGTCGGCACGCAGACCACTACGGTCGAGGGTGAGCGCGTAGGACAGCGAGATGCGTGCGCCACTGTCCAGCGGCGCCGGGAGCGCGATCGCCTGCACGCCGAAGCGCCCATCGGGTGTGACAGGCGGCGCGCCCGCCATCGCGACGGTGGCGTCGCGGACATCGCGCGGCATCATCACCCAGAGCGTATCGATCGCTCGCGCCGTACGATTTTCAACGAGGATGTTGCCGCGTACGACCGCGCGGCGTGCCTCCGGCTCCAGTGCGACATCGAGTGCTACGTCGACGATCTGCGGCTGCGCCACCGATTGCAGGCGGCGATACCGGCGTTCGTAATCGGCGCGCCAGTCGAGCGCCTGGTCGCGGCTCTCCCACTGCGCGGCCCACACCGTCTCACGCGCCATGAAGGCAAAGGCGACGATGAACGCGCCGGTGGTGCCAAACAGCGCACGCCGGCCCTGCGTCGTGAGCCCGGACGACAGTCGCCGCGGCAGCGCCCGCACGCGCTCCCTGAACGACACCGCGCGCCCGCGCGGCCACAGTGCCGCCGAAACACCGATCAGCGTCAGCGATCCCAGCGCCCAGAGTGCATTGAACGCCATCCACGATAGCCATGCGCTCCCGAAGCCATCGAGATCCGACCACCGTAACGCCGGCGACGCACCGAACCTCGTGATCAGGTGCTCGAGACCGACGTTCTCGCCGTCCTCGGCGAGAAACGCCAGCACGAGCCCCGCGAACAGTCCGAGCCAGCGATTGCCGGTGAGCACCTGCAATGCCACGGCCATCACGGTGGTGATCCACAACGGCACGAGCGACATCAGCATATGGGCGGCGTACACCCGCGGCTCGATGGGCAGTCCGCCAGCCAGCGCATGCACCACCATCGCCGCGCCGTAGCCGGCCGTGGTGAGCAACACGGGAATGAGCAGCAGTGCGCCCAGCTTTCCCAGCAGCAGCGCCAGATTGGCCACGGGCGTCGCATCGCGAATGCCGTCGAACCGGATGATGCGCTCTCGCGCGACGGCATCGGCTGCGAAGTAGAGCGCGCACAACGTCCCGATGAGCCAAAGCCCGATCGGCACGGCGTCGGCCAACACCGCACTACTGGCCAGCAGTCGCGTACCGTACTCTCCACCGGCAAGCTGCCCGTCGGCCTCGATGGCGATCATGGAGACCCACAACACGAGCAATGCGCGCAACGGCCAGCTCCGCAGCAGCAGGCGGAGCTCGAGTGCGCCCGCGCTGCCGGTGGCGTGCCACAGTGTGTGCCGCACGTTGGTCGACGGCACGACGGGCGTGAGGCGCGCGGGCGGCGCGCCGAGTATTGGTGGATCGATGGACACGCGTGATACGTGGGTGGAGCGCATGCGCCGTGGGCGTGGCGCACGTCGATCGAGCCACGACAACGGCATCAGACACAGCGCACTCAGTCCGAGCACGAGCAGCCGGTTCCACAGCATGTGACCCGATAGCGTGACGAGTCGTGTGTTGCGCTCGAGCGGTGTCCAGTAGCGCGTCTGTTCGAAGAAGGCCGACAACCCGAATGGATCGAGCAGGGCGGTGCGCGCCAAGAGTTCGGGGGTAGGTGGTCGGGTGCCAGCCATGAGCGGCGAATCCACCATCATCGCGGTGACGGCGTAGCCGGCATAGATCGCGATGCTGGCCACGAAGGTCGCGAGTGTACTGCGCGAAGCGGCGGCCACGAGATACAACAGCGCGGCACAGAAGAGGGTATTGGGAACCGCCAGCAGGACAAACGCCGAGATATACGATGGCGCGTTGAACGCGACGAGGCGCTCGGCGCGCACGCTCAGTACGAACGGGCTCACCGCCTGCACCACCAACGCCAACACCACAGCGGCCAGTGCGGCCAGCAGCACGCCGGTGAATCGCGCGCCCAGCAGCATGCTGCGATGCACCGGTGTACTGCTGATAAGCTCCCGCATGCGGTATTCGTCGTCGCGCCCGGCGGCCGCAATGCACAGCATCGGCAGCGCGAAGACGCTCACCAGCGTAAGGATGCCGACCGTCTCCATCACGATGTACGGCCCGTTGATCGCCGATGAGGCGGGGCCGAATCCGGTCGCCACCGTGGCGAACGGCACGAACGCCACGAGCAGGATCGACGCGAGATAGCTGAGTGTGCGCGTCTGGTACCGCCACTCGAACGCCACGAGACCCCGAACGATGGAGGCGGCACTCATGGGTGCCTCACTCACCAGTCGCGGCATTGCCGGTCGCGGCATTGCCGGTCGCCCGGAAGTAGACGTCGTCGAGCGTCGGCGTTGCGGCAACGCACCGCGGGTCCGGTGCACGATCGGCGAGCAGTCGCAGTCGCGTCGAGCCGCTGTGCAGCGTCTGCGACAACAGCTGCGCATGATCGAGTCCCGGCGGCGCGTGCTTGTCGATCGTGCGCGTCCACACGCGATCGTCGAGTTCGCGTACCAGGTCGTCGGGCACGCCTTCGCAGATCACGCGTCCGTGCGCCACGATCGCCATGCGCGTGCACAGCTGGCGCACGTCTTCCACGATGTGCGTGGAGAGAATCACGACGACCTGTTCGCCGACATCACTGAGCACGTTGTAGAATCGGCTGCGTTCGGCCGGGTCGAGCCCCGCCGTCGGTTCATCCACGATGAGCAACTGTGGATCGCCCAGCAACGCCTGCGCGATACCGAAACGCTGACGCATGCCGCCGGAGAAGCCACTGACGGCGCGGGAGCGATGCTCCCAGAGATTCATCTTTTCGAGAAGGGCGTCGACTTGTGCGCGTCGTGTGTGGCGGTCGGTGAGCCCTTTCAGCAGAGCGAGATGGTCCAGCAGATCGAGCGCCGAGATGCCCGGATACACGCCGAAGTCCTGCGGCAGGTAGCCCAGTTGGCGGCGGTGCGCCGTCGGGTCGGCGAAAATCGATGCGCCGCCAAGGGTGATCGAGCCGCTGTCCGGCTCCTGCAGCGTGGCGATGGTGCGCATGAGCGTCGACTTGCCGGCGCCGTTCGGTCCCAGCAGGCCGAACAGGCCGCGGTCGATCCGGAGCGAGATGCCACGGAGGGCGTGCACCCCGTTGGTGTAGGTCTTGGAGACATGGGAGAGTTCGAGCATGCGACCATCACGGCTCCGGGATGGTAAAGTTTCCGGAGCACGATCGTGATTCTTACATTAAGTTTGAACTAAATGATCTCCGCCGCCGACCTCGATTTCTTCGACATTATCGCCCGGTCCCCATCTCTGGCCGCTGCGGCACGCGAGATGGGCGTGTCGCCCTCGGCGGTGACCCAGCGGCTGCAGGATCTGGAGAAGCGCGTCGGCGTGCGTCTGCTGGAGCGCAGCGCGCGGCGCATCACGCTGTCCGACGAGGGCGAGTTGCTGGCCACTCGCGGGCGCTCGATCAGCGATGATCTGGCCGAGTTAGGCGAGACGCTGGCCGCGCGGCGCGGCGTCGTGGCCGGTCATCTGCGCGTGGTCGCCCCGTTGGGTTTCGGCCGTCGTTACGTCGCTCCGGTGGCCGCGCAGTTTCTGGTCGAACACCCCGAGGTGACGATCGATCTCACGCTCTCCGATCGACTGGGTCGCGTCCCCGAAGCGTCGTGGGATGTCGCCGTACACATCGGCGAAGTGCGCGAGTCGTCGCTGGTCGCTCAACTGCTGGCGCCGAACGAGCGCGTGCTGTGTGCGAGTCCCGCGTATCTCGCGCGGCACGGCGCGCCGACGCAGCCCACGGCACTGCTCATGCACCGGTGCATCGCGCTGCGCGAGAACGATGAGGACGTCACGATGTGGCGCTTCGTCGATCCGCAGCAGGACGTCACGCAGGTACGTATCGAGCCGGTGCTGGCCAGCAACGATGGTGACGTCGTGCGCGATTGGGCACTGCACGGACACGGGATCATCGTGAGATCGGAGTGGTCGGTCGCCTCCGATCTCGCGCGCGGCGCGCTGGTGCGCCTGCTCGAGGGCCATCGCCTGCCGAACGCCGATGTGATCGCGTTCGTGGGCGCACGCAAAGGCCGTTCGGCCCGCACGAACGCCTTTCTCAAGACCCTGCGCGAGTCGCTGTCTCCCGTGCCGTGGCGCGCCGCTACAACACCGGCGCCGCCCAGAGAGCGACGCCGGTTCGGCAACGCATGAACTCGTACGCCTAAAACGTCGTGCTGAGCGAGAAGAAGATCTGACGAGGGGCGCCGGTGAGGAACGTCGTGTTGTCGCCGCTGGCGGTGAAGCCACCGCTGCCCATCGTCCCGATATACCGCTCGTCGAGCAGGTTGTTCATGTTGAGCTGCAGCTCGAGCGACTTGAGTGCGCCGATGCGGCCCAGGCGATAGCGGGCCGAGAGGTCGGACATGAAGTAGCCCGGCACCTTGCCCTGTCCATCGCCCGCAGTGTTCAGGTCGTTGGTGTACGTGAAGTAGCGCTCACCCACATAACGGCCGCCCAGCGTGACGTTCAGCTTGGCGCGCGTGTACGACACAGATGCTGTCGCCATCTGCTTCGGCGCGTCCTGCACATACTTGTCCTTGGTGTTCACGCGAGACGTCGGATCCGCCTGATTGGCCAGATAGTCGTCGCCGAACTTCGAGCTGTTGATCGAGGCGGAGCCGAAGGCGCGGAGGCCGTTGCCCAAGTCCGCGTTGACGACGCCCTCGAGCCCCATCGTGTTCACGGAGCCCACGTTACCGAAGCCCGTGGCGCAGGTGACGGTCTGCGGACAGAGCGCGATGCCCAGCAGTCGATTGCGGTAGTCGATCGCATAGCCCGTTACACCGGCTTCCAGCTTCCCACGACGTGTTCGCGCGCCGAGTTCGAGCGTCGTCGCGCGCTCGGCCTTGGCCGTGGACTTGAAGAACTCAAACGTGGCTGGCGCCGCGTTGTACACCCCACCGGCCGGGCTGAGCGGGAACTGGTTCACATTCTCCGACCAGTTGGCGAAGACCTCATTGTTCTCGTTCACCTTGAACACCGCGCCGACCTGCGGCAGGATCGTCGCGTCGGTCTTCACGTTCAACGATGGGCGCGTGGCGTCGGCAAAGATCGGCGCCACGATGCCATCGGTCGGCGTATTGCCGTTGTTCGTGAAATCGGCGTTCACTGTGAGCAACTTCGCGCCGTACGACAGGGTAAGACGCTCGTTCAGCAAGCGGTTCGTGTTCTGCACGTGAAACTGCGTCGTGGTCACGTCTGCCGTACGATCGTAGTCGAGTCGGAGCACCTTCGTGAAGTCCACTTCCGGACCGAGCTGGTAGTTCTTCATGCGCCAGCGCGGACGACGATTGCTCGACTCGTTCTGCTCGTACCACCCGCCGACTTCGAACTGGTTGGACACCCCGCCCACAGTGAACGCCGCCGTCCCCTTGGCCATGATACCGCCGCGGTTCGCCTTGTACTGTGTCTGGCGAAACATGATCGGGTCGGGGCTATAGGCCGCGCCGTAGCTGGGCGCATGCCAGTCGCCGCCGCCGCGGTTGAGGTGCAGGTACGGCTGCACTTCGATACGCGTCGAGGCGGTTGGCTTGAACTCACCCTTCAGATACGCGAGATGATCGAGTCGCGCGCCCTGGGCCGAGCTGTAGTACGATGCATCGGTCAGTGGCGTGTACGTGGGCAACGAGGCTTCGGCGAACTGCTTCGCCGTGGCCCAGTTGGTGTGGTAGTCGAACATCGGACCAAAGCCGAAGTTGCTCGATCCCGGCGCCGTGGCGTTGAACACGCCCAGCGACAGATCCATGTAATCGGCTTCTTTTCGATTCGCGTAGTTGTAGAACGCCGTGAACTTGCTCGAGCCGATGAAGAGGTTGCTCTTCAGGTTGATCTGCTCGTGCCAGTTCTCGCCGGCACCACCGAGAAAGCCGTTCTGACCGAAGAGCAGATCCTGCTCGCCGGGGAAGTTCGACAGGCGCTCGCCACCGCCCTTCCACTTGTCGGAGTCGAAGCGCGACACCGACATGAACGCCGACACGCCGTTCGTGCCGCCGAAAGTCTTCAGTCCCATGTCGTAGCGCAGCAGCGTGCGACGGGCGCTATTCTGTCCGCCCATCTGCTGCAGCAGAAACTGCTGGCGTCCAGCCGGTTCGGCCGTCGCATACTGCACCACGCCACCAAGATTGTTCGCGGACGCCGTGCCGAGCGCGCCACTGCCCTGCGCCACGGCGGTCGACTCCAGATTCGACGCATCGACGGCGCGGCCGACACCAAGTCCGTTCCAGTTGCCGTACGACATATCGCCAAGGGGAATACCATCCATCGTCTGTCCGATCTGCGCACTCTGGAATCCGCGCATCGTGATGCGATTGGACCACTCGTACATGCCGAATCCATCAACCGACTGCATGTTGACGCCGGGAATCCGTTCGACCGCCTTCAGCGCGCTGGTGCCTGGTGCGGTCGATCTGAGCACCGAACTATCGACGCCCGACGCGGCGCGTGCGTTGCCGCGACCGGTGACCCCGGTAACGGTGACTTGGCCGAGTGCTTGCGCGGAATCGCGCTTGGTGGTGGCCTGCGCGGGGAGCAGCGAGGCGGAGAGCAGCAGCGACGACGAGGCTGCGGCGAGGAGCGTGAAATACGCGGGACGATGGTCGTGGCGCATGAGACGGGCGAAAGAGGGAAGGGCGATCCATTGCATCGCCGGCAGAATTCACTCCTCGTGTATCGAACCGAATCACAGATCGGTATGCGCCACGTCTCGGCCGCGTCACGGCAATGTGACGACTGCGAGATCGGTCGGGCTCAGACGGCGCGAAACTGGGTTGAAAAGTTCTCGGCTGACATGTCTTCAATGACCGCATCGCCCTCGGCGCCCTGCTCGACGGCCCATTCGCGAAATCCGTGCGGCGCCCGCTGTATGTCCTGCAGGCGAGCGTAATTCACGGCGGCGATCTCTCGCCAGCCGACGAGATCGGCGAGGTCGGCGCGCAGTAGCGACGCCGCGGAAAAGCGCGCACCCGCTACTCGCGCGCCCTGCAGCATGGTTCCCTCGAGCTGAGCGGCGCTCAAGTTGGCCCCTTCGAGATTGACATGCTTCATGTTGGCGCCGGAGAGAAGCGCTCCCTGCAGGTTGGCGTCTTTGAAGCTGGCGTGCGCAAGGTCCGCACCGCGCAGATCAACGCCCACCAACCAAGCTCCATCCACGTTGACGCCGGCCAGTGATTGGGTATTGCGCGCGAGGTTGGTCAGCGCGTCAATGCGTCCGCCGCTCCCACCCTTGCCTTGCGCGCTGTTCACTACCAACCAAGCCTGATAATTGGAGTCGAGCAGTTCCTGCGATTCTCGCACTTTGTCGGCGGCCAATCGCTCCCGGCGATTGGCCCAGAATTGATATGCGCCAAAGACGAAGACAATGATCTGCCAGAACTTGACGAAGTCCGCGAGGAAGTCGATGACGGTGAGCGAGTTCGGCGCCACCGCAGTGCTCTGAAGGAGTACATACATCAGTGCAGTTTGCAGATGGGGCTACGCGCCGGACAGCTGATTCGTGCCTCGTGACCTACCCGTGACAGACGGTGCGGGGGCTGACTGATCGATTCCGGGTGACGACGAGCGCCGTTTTACGTCGCCGCCACCGCGCACGCCACCGCGTAGGTGACTTCCGCGTTGGTCACATCGCCGTGATCCTTGATGCGGCCGCCGCTACCATCGAGGTTGTTCACCACGCGCGGCGCATAGACATAGGGCGTACCCACACTGCCCAACGGTTGGGTCGTCGCCTCGTCGGTGCGTTGTGTGCCATTGCGACCGATGCCGCCGTACTGGTCATCCTTGTCGCCGACGGCTTTGGCGTTGTCGCCGCCCAGGCGCGACGAGATGGCGTACGCTTTGCCCACCACCGTGTCCTGATACGAGAACGTGGAGATGAACGGCCCCTTCACGATCTGCTGTTCGATGACATCGCGGAAGAATCCGCGATCGCCGTGTCCGTTGTCGTGACTCAGTCCGTAGTGCGAGAACGCCGCCTCCAACAGTGAGAGCGAGTCGGGTTGCACGGCGGGATCGTCGCACAACGCCTTCGCGCATGCCGCCATGCACCGACCGCCCAGACTGTGGCCGATCAAGTGGATGCGCAGTGACGGGTGACGCGCCTTGAGATCGCGCACGGCCGCCGCCACGCCGTTCGCCCCCACGGTGCCCGAGCGGTTCTTCATCATGTACCACGTGGTGAGGTTGAGCACCTGTCCCACGCGACCGGCGATCGACTTGAGCGCGCCGCCGATGAACAGCGGAGCGCCGGCTCCGCCGGACGTGCCACCGTCTACGGCCATCACGCCGCCGTCGCCATCACGGCGCACCGTGGGGAGAATGATCGGCGACTTGAGCTTGGCGAATAGTTCAGAACCGCGCTGGGCCGCCACCTGGTCGAACCCCTCGGTAGGATCGGCGTCAGCGCTGTCGGCCAGCGACAACAGCAGCGACACGAACTGA
Encoded here:
- a CDS encoding M1 family aminopeptidase — its product is MSAASIVRGLVAFEWRYQTRTLSYLASILLVAFVPFATVATGFGPASSAINGPYIVMETVGILTLVSVFALPMLCIAAAGRDDEYRMRELISSTPVHRSMLLGARFTGVLLAALAAVVLALVVQAVSPFVLSVRAERLVAFNAPSYISAFVLLAVPNTLFCAALLYLVAAASRSTLATFVASIAIYAGYAVTAMMVDSPLMAGTRPPTPELLARTALLDPFGLSAFFEQTRYWTPLERNTRLVTLSGHMLWNRLLVLGLSALCLMPLSWLDRRAPRPRRMRSTHVSRVSIDPPILGAPPARLTPVVPSTNVRHTLWHATGSAGALELRLLLRSWPLRALLVLWVSMIAIEADGQLAGGEYGTRLLASSAVLADAVPIGLWLIGTLCALYFAADAVARERIIRFDGIRDATPVANLALLLGKLGALLLIPVLLTTAGYGAAMVVHALAGGLPIEPRVYAAHMLMSLVPLWITTVMAVALQVLTGNRWLGLFAGLVLAFLAEDGENVGLEHLITRFGASPALRWSDLDGFGSAWLSWMAFNALWALGSLTLIGVSAALWPRGRAVSFRERVRALPRRLSSGLTTQGRRALFGTTGAFIVAFAFMARETVWAAQWESRDQALDWRADYERRYRRLQSVAQPQIVDVALDVALEPEARRAVVRGNILVENRTARAIDTLWVMMPRDVRDATVAMAGAPPVTPDGRFGVQAIALPAPLDSGARISLSYALTLDRSGLRADGFNEDIAGNGTFVRSNAVVPSIGYQGRFEIADSTERATRGLGLATPMLAAGAQALGLAPAWFTVRTTLSTGLDQTALGPGELVKSWTANGRRYFSYQLTQPSTPMFAVSAGRYAVERRTVGGVTVELWYHAAHGVQAARIVDIAARSLILLQQQFGAYPHNTLRLIEVPASWGFGAYAQTGSIYLTESRGMLSDARDGDVDLLVRRIGHEVAHQWWGHTVDPLWSEGRLTIVETLAKYSEQLLLGKQQGDAVLARMMSFDHDRYLSGRANTIGLEPTLLTTADESHLYYGKGALAFHALREVLGDSAINAALRTLLARDSGPRGAATATGLYTLLHEAARDDEARAAVHEWFAERVIYDLSADSATVERRGGTARVFARFRVQRVRSDSAGELVEPAEGAAVTVGIYGGPPDKPQLLLRRRQRVTNGEIVLDATVVGIPVFVEIDPEIRLIDRDRTNNRIRLSLVAEDQAGA
- a CDS encoding ABC transporter ATP-binding protein; its protein translation is MLELSHVSKTYTNGVHALRGISLRIDRGLFGLLGPNGAGKSTLMRTIATLQEPDSGSITLGGASIFADPTAHRRQLGYLPQDFGVYPGISALDLLDHLALLKGLTDRHTRRAQVDALLEKMNLWEHRSRAVSGFSGGMRQRFGIAQALLGDPQLLIVDEPTAGLDPAERSRFYNVLSDVGEQVVVILSTHIVEDVRQLCTRMAIVAHGRVICEGVPDDLVRELDDRVWTRTIDKHAPPGLDHAQLLSQTLHSGSTRLRLLADRAPDPRCVAATPTLDDVYFRATGNAATGNAATGE
- a CDS encoding LysR family transcriptional regulator, which gives rise to MISAADLDFFDIIARSPSLAAAAREMGVSPSAVTQRLQDLEKRVGVRLLERSARRITLSDEGELLATRGRSISDDLAELGETLAARRGVVAGHLRVVAPLGFGRRYVAPVAAQFLVEHPEVTIDLTLSDRLGRVPEASWDVAVHIGEVRESSLVAQLLAPNERVLCASPAYLARHGAPTQPTALLMHRCIALRENDEDVTMWRFVDPQQDVTQVRIEPVLASNDGDVVRDWALHGHGIIVRSEWSVASDLARGALVRLLEGHRLPNADVIAFVGARKGRSARTNAFLKTLRESLSPVPWRAATTPAPPRERRRFGNA
- a CDS encoding TonB-dependent receptor — protein: MRHDHRPAYFTLLAAASSSLLLSASLLPAQATTKRDSAQALGQVTVTGVTGRGNARAASGVDSSVLRSTAPGTSALKAVERIPGVNMQSVDGFGMYEWSNRITMRGFQSAQIGQTMDGIPLGDMSYGNWNGLGVGRAVDASNLESTAVAQGSGALGTASANNLGGVVQYATAEPAGRQQFLLQQMGGQNSARRTLLRYDMGLKTFGGTNGVSAFMSVSRFDSDKWKGGGERLSNFPGEQDLLFGQNGFLGGAGENWHEQINLKSNLFIGSSKFTAFYNYANRKEADYMDLSLGVFNATAPGSSNFGFGPMFDYHTNWATAKQFAEASLPTYTPLTDASYYSSAQGARLDHLAYLKGEFKPTASTRIEVQPYLHLNRGGGDWHAPSYGAAYSPDPIMFRQTQYKANRGGIMAKGTAAFTVGGVSNQFEVGGWYEQNESSNRRPRWRMKNYQLGPEVDFTKVLRLDYDRTADVTTTQFHVQNTNRLLNERLTLSYGAKLLTVNADFTNNGNTPTDGIVAPIFADATRPSLNVKTDATILPQVGAVFKVNENNEVFANWSENVNQFPLSPAGGVYNAAPATFEFFKSTAKAERATTLELGARTRRGKLEAGVTGYAIDYRNRLLGIALCPQTVTCATGFGNVGSVNTMGLEGVVNADLGNGLRAFGSASINSSKFGDDYLANQADPTSRVNTKDKYVQDAPKQMATASVSYTRAKLNVTLGGRYVGERYFTYTNDLNTAGDGQGKVPGYFMSDLSARYRLGRIGALKSLELQLNMNNLLDERYIGTMGSGGFTASGDNTTFLTGAPRQIFFSLSTTF
- a CDS encoding pentapeptide repeat-containing protein, which gives rise to MYVLLQSTAVAPNSLTVIDFLADFVKFWQIIVFVFGAYQFWANRRERLAADKVRESQELLDSNYQAWLVVNSAQGKGGSGGRIDALTNLARNTQSLAGVNVDGAWLVGVDLRGADLAHASFKDANLQGALLSGANMKHVNLEGANLSAAQLEGTMLQGARVAGARFSAASLLRADLADLVGWREIAAVNYARLQDIQRAPHGFREWAVEQGAEGDAVIEDMSAENFSTQFRAV